In one window of Hymenobacter nivis DNA:
- a CDS encoding rhomboid family intramembrane serine protease has product MEDAPAAPDAGTARALAHFAERPDAELFYLAQHAARYPPAVGAAAVAELQRRALVPAPAAPAGAPAAPPAPAGWGPALRGLLPSRRFWATPLLLALNLLVWVAMTASGVSATDPTGHDLVRWGSNVSSLTPAQPWRLLTSVFVHGGATHLLLNALSLWLLGVLLEARVGAARLLAVYLASGVAGSLATLWYHSSGINSVGASGAIFGLYGLLLILLISKKIVLDKFDRRAMLGLVLYLVLSNLIAGLSGNVDNAAHLGGLLLGALVAGPLALVGLRPVAE; this is encoded by the coding sequence ATGGAAGACGCCCCCGCCGCACCCGACGCCGGCACTGCCCGCGCCCTGGCCCACTTCGCCGAGCGGCCCGACGCCGAGCTGTTTTACCTGGCCCAGCACGCCGCCCGCTACCCGCCCGCCGTGGGCGCCGCCGCCGTGGCCGAGCTCCAGCGCCGGGCCCTGGTGCCAGCGCCCGCCGCGCCCGCCGGGGCCCCGGCCGCCCCGCCGGCGCCCGCCGGCTGGGGCCCCGCGCTGCGGGGGCTGCTGCCCTCGCGCCGTTTCTGGGCCACGCCGCTGCTGCTGGCGCTCAACCTGCTGGTGTGGGTGGCCATGACGGCCAGCGGCGTATCGGCCACCGACCCCACCGGCCACGACCTGGTCCGCTGGGGCTCCAACGTGAGCAGCCTCACGCCCGCCCAGCCCTGGCGGCTGCTCACCAGCGTATTTGTGCATGGTGGCGCAACCCACTTGCTGCTCAACGCCCTCAGCTTGTGGCTGCTGGGCGTACTGCTGGAGGCGCGGGTGGGCGCGGCCCGCCTGCTGGCCGTGTACCTGGCTAGCGGCGTGGCCGGCAGCCTGGCCACGCTCTGGTACCACAGCAGCGGCATTAACTCGGTGGGGGCTAGCGGGGCCATCTTCGGGCTCTACGGGCTGCTGTTAATTTTGCTGATCAGCAAAAAAATCGTGCTCGATAAGTTCGACCGGCGGGCCATGCTGGGGCTAGTCTTATACCTGGTGCTTAGTAACTTAATTGCCGGCTTGTCGGGCAATGTCGACAACGCCGCCCACCTCGGCGGCCTATTGCTGGGGGCCCTGGTAGCCGGCCCGCTGGCCCTGGTGGGCCTGCGCCCGGTAGCCGAATAA
- a CDS encoding penicillin acylase family protein, giving the protein MLRFVLRWTKALLALGLAVALTWGLNTKHGDVPPFGKLLSPFRGFWQNGEVAEARPGPQTLRLPGLRQPVQVRFDDQRVPHIFAQNDHDLYYAQGYVTARDRLWQMDFIAHVAAGRLAEIVGPARLETDRFFRRMGLPFGARKSLDLAMTDPVIRTVLTSYSEGVNAYIGTLTPQTLPFEYKLLDYAPEPWEPLKSCLITKYMAFDLSGRSDDLRMSNALARYGPAVIKDLFPDYPVQEDPVVPVGTPLDFQPLPVPPTPPGFAAAMSGQVPQNEPDPELGSNNFAVSGAKSATGYPLLANDPHLQLNLPSIWYQVQLAAPGVNVYGVSIPGTPMAVIGFNEHVAWGVTNVAADVLDWYQLKFKDSSRREYWHDGRWKPVRRVVERIKVRGRPDRLDTVLYTHHGPVVYDKPEKPFLAGQVPIAHAMRWTAHDAANEFRTFYRLNRARTYPDYTAALSTYGSPAQNFVFASDAQDIALWPNGHFPLKWRDQGKFILDGTDPAYDWQGWIPAAQNPHVKNPPRQFVASSNQFSTGPDYPYYLNWDYGNGSYDRAHRLNERLARMSRATPDSLRMLQNDNLSVTARLLLPRLLALAAGPANGDTLVAATAPEARVLAELRRWNYMYDANALSPSVYDLWFGNLVQRIWGDDFGLKATGLEMRFPARDRTKTLLLHEENSPWVDDRRTPQRETLPQLVRRSLRFATDSLTRKYGPLGPKWAWKNQKSTDILHMLQLPGFGHMDLDCGGGAGIVNATTERTGPSWRMVVALGPRVRAYGVFPGGQSGNPGSAAYDNMLETWRVGQLNELLFLRSAGEANPRVRATWTLAN; this is encoded by the coding sequence ATGCTTCGATTTGTACTTCGCTGGACCAAAGCCCTGCTCGCCCTGGGCCTCGCCGTTGCGCTGACCTGGGGACTAAATACCAAGCACGGCGACGTGCCGCCGTTCGGGAAGCTGCTGAGCCCGTTCCGCGGGTTCTGGCAGAACGGGGAGGTAGCCGAGGCTCGGCCCGGCCCGCAGACGCTGCGCCTGCCGGGCCTGCGCCAGCCCGTGCAGGTGCGCTTCGACGACCAGCGGGTGCCGCACATTTTTGCCCAGAACGACCACGACCTATACTACGCCCAGGGCTACGTGACAGCGCGGGACCGGCTCTGGCAGATGGATTTCATTGCCCACGTGGCGGCCGGACGGCTGGCCGAAATCGTGGGGCCCGCCCGCCTGGAAACCGACCGGTTTTTCCGGCGCATGGGCCTGCCGTTCGGGGCCCGCAAGTCCTTGGATTTGGCCATGACCGACCCGGTGATTCGCACCGTGCTGACCTCTTACAGTGAGGGCGTGAACGCCTACATCGGCACGCTCACCCCGCAAACGCTGCCCTTCGAGTACAAGCTGCTCGACTACGCGCCCGAGCCTTGGGAGCCGCTGAAAAGCTGCTTGATTACCAAGTACATGGCCTTCGATTTGAGCGGCCGCTCCGACGACCTGCGCATGAGCAACGCGCTGGCCCGCTACGGCCCGGCCGTCATCAAAGACTTGTTCCCCGACTACCCGGTGCAGGAAGACCCGGTGGTGCCCGTGGGCACGCCGCTGGATTTTCAGCCCCTGCCGGTGCCGCCCACGCCGCCGGGCTTCGCGGCGGCCATGTCGGGCCAGGTGCCGCAAAACGAGCCGGACCCGGAGCTGGGCTCCAACAACTTCGCGGTGAGCGGGGCGAAGTCGGCCACGGGCTACCCGCTGCTGGCCAACGACCCCCACTTGCAGCTGAACCTGCCCAGCATCTGGTACCAGGTGCAGCTGGCCGCGCCCGGCGTGAATGTGTACGGGGTGAGTATTCCGGGCACGCCGATGGCCGTTATCGGCTTCAACGAGCACGTAGCCTGGGGCGTCACCAACGTGGCCGCCGACGTGCTGGACTGGTACCAGCTGAAGTTTAAGGATAGTAGCCGGCGCGAATACTGGCACGACGGGCGCTGGAAGCCGGTGCGCCGGGTGGTGGAGCGGATAAAGGTGCGTGGCCGGCCCGACCGGCTCGATACGGTGCTCTACACCCACCACGGCCCCGTGGTGTACGATAAGCCGGAAAAGCCGTTTCTGGCCGGCCAGGTACCCATTGCCCACGCCATGCGCTGGACGGCCCACGATGCGGCCAACGAGTTCCGGACCTTTTATCGCCTCAACCGGGCCCGCACCTACCCGGACTACACCGCGGCCCTGAGCACCTACGGCTCGCCCGCCCAGAACTTCGTTTTTGCCAGCGACGCGCAGGATATTGCCCTTTGGCCCAACGGCCACTTCCCGCTGAAGTGGCGCGACCAGGGCAAGTTTATTCTCGACGGCACCGACCCGGCCTACGACTGGCAAGGCTGGATCCCGGCCGCCCAGAACCCGCACGTGAAGAACCCGCCGCGCCAGTTCGTGGCTTCGTCCAACCAATTCTCGACGGGCCCCGACTACCCGTATTACCTGAACTGGGACTACGGCAACGGCAGCTACGACCGCGCGCACCGCCTCAACGAGCGCCTGGCCCGCATGAGCCGGGCCACGCCCGATAGTCTGCGAATGCTCCAGAACGATAACCTCAGCGTCACGGCCCGGCTCTTGCTACCCCGCCTGCTGGCGCTGGCGGCGGGCCCTGCCAACGGCGATACGCTGGTGGCGGCCACTGCGCCCGAGGCCCGCGTGCTGGCCGAACTGCGCCGCTGGAACTATATGTACGATGCCAACGCGCTGTCCCCCAGCGTGTACGACTTGTGGTTCGGCAACCTGGTGCAGCGGATTTGGGGTGATGATTTTGGGTTAAAAGCCACCGGCCTGGAAATGCGCTTCCCCGCCCGCGACCGCACCAAAACGCTGCTGCTGCACGAAGAAAACAGCCCCTGGGTGGACGACCGCCGCACGCCGCAGCGCGAAACCCTGCCGCAGCTGGTGCGCCGCAGCCTGCGCTTCGCCACCGACTCGCTCACCCGCAAGTACGGCCCCCTGGGCCCCAAGTGGGCCTGGAAAAACCAGAAGAGCACCGACATTCTGCACATGCTCCAGCTGCCCGGCTTCGGCCACATGGACCTGGACTGCGGCGGCGGCGCGGGCATCGTGAATGCCACTACCGAGCGTACGGGCCCCTCGTGGCGCATGGTGGTGGCGCTGGGGCCCCGGGTGCGGGCCTACGGCGTGTTTCCGGGCGGGCAGAGTGGTAACCCCGGCTCGGCGGCCTACGACAATATGCTGGAAACCTGGCGCGTGGGTCAGCTCAACGAGCTGCTGTTTCTGCGTTCGGCCGGCGAAGCAAACCCCCGCGTGCGGGCCACCTGGACCTTAGCCAACTAA
- a CDS encoding amidohydrolase family protein — MRFFHSLFLAFVLSLPARAQQLTIVHARIIDVATGAIRPDMTVVISGPRIVRVGPSAKVNPKAGRVVDARGQYLMPGLWDMHTHVYFDGTANAGTDLILPLLLANGVTGIRDMGSQLDSILQARTAVAAHRRLGPRLVVSGPMLDGPKSPYKAAIPVATAEEGRQAVDMLKARGVDFIKIQSYVPRAAYFAIAAEAKAVGLPFEGHVPDAVSAAEAVAAGQRTFEHLIGVFEASSTDEARYVAGGEKSPGRLLATYDAAREAAAVQLLAAHQVWQCPTLFWERGQWLVDSIAWRQDPDLAYAGRSWVAQRWPKAQASIAQTLDAEPRPVRARFVTHELDLVRKLHAARVGFLAGTDAPAGVDVLPGVSLHLELQRFVAAGFTPLEALQTATLNPARFYNRLQDFGSVAPGCLADLVLLSANPLADIANTRRIAAVVADGRYLSRQDLDQLQERLKQVAAGK, encoded by the coding sequence ATGCGTTTTTTTCACTCCCTGTTCCTCGCCTTCGTCCTGAGCCTACCCGCCCGGGCGCAGCAGCTCACCATCGTGCACGCCCGGATAATTGATGTGGCGACGGGTGCCATTCGGCCCGACATGACGGTGGTTATCAGCGGGCCCCGCATCGTGCGGGTGGGGCCCTCGGCCAAGGTCAATCCGAAGGCGGGCCGGGTGGTGGACGCGCGCGGCCAGTACCTCATGCCGGGGCTGTGGGACATGCACACCCACGTGTATTTTGACGGAACGGCCAACGCCGGCACCGACCTGATTTTGCCGCTGCTGCTGGCCAACGGCGTCACCGGCATCCGCGACATGGGTAGCCAGCTCGATTCTATCCTCCAGGCCCGCACGGCCGTGGCGGCGCACCGCCGGCTGGGCCCCCGGCTGGTGGTGAGCGGGCCAATGCTCGACGGGCCCAAGTCGCCCTACAAAGCCGCCATCCCCGTGGCCACCGCCGAGGAAGGCCGCCAAGCCGTGGATATGCTCAAGGCGCGGGGCGTCGATTTTATTAAAATCCAGTCGTACGTGCCCCGGGCAGCGTATTTCGCCATTGCGGCCGAAGCCAAAGCCGTAGGCCTGCCCTTTGAAGGGCACGTGCCCGACGCCGTGAGTGCCGCCGAAGCCGTGGCCGCCGGCCAGCGCACCTTCGAGCACTTGATCGGCGTTTTTGAGGCCAGCTCGACCGACGAGGCCCGGTACGTGGCGGGCGGCGAGAAGTCGCCGGGCCGGCTGCTGGCCACCTACGACGCGGCCCGCGAAGCCGCCGCCGTGCAGCTGCTGGCGGCGCACCAGGTATGGCAGTGCCCGACGCTGTTTTGGGAGCGGGGCCAGTGGCTCGTCGATTCCATTGCGTGGCGGCAAGACCCCGACCTGGCCTACGCCGGCCGCAGCTGGGTGGCGCAGCGCTGGCCCAAGGCCCAGGCCAGCATCGCGCAAACCCTCGACGCCGAGCCGCGGCCGGTGCGGGCCCGCTTCGTCACCCACGAGCTCGACCTGGTGCGCAAGCTACATGCGGCCCGGGTGGGCTTCCTGGCCGGGACCGATGCGCCGGCCGGCGTGGACGTGCTGCCCGGCGTCAGTCTGCACCTAGAGTTGCAACGCTTCGTGGCGGCCGGCTTCACGCCATTGGAGGCCCTGCAAACGGCTACCCTGAACCCGGCCCGGTTTTATAACCGCCTCCAGGATTTCGGCAGCGTCGCGCCCGGCTGCCTCGCCGACCTCGTGCTGCTGAGTGCCAACCCGCTGGCCGACATTGCCAATACCCGCCGCATCGCTGCCGTGGTGGCCGACGGCCGCTACCTCTCGCGGCAGGACCTGGACCAGCTCCAGGAACGGTTGAAGCAGGTAGCCGCCGGGAAATAG
- a CDS encoding glycoside hydrolase family 10 protein, whose protein sequence is MAVVLRRPVLLVFLFLGWLGAQAQGPIDSLAAPPPKRELRGFWIASVENIDWPTTRGESPVQYRAEYRRLLDAGQRAGLNAVFVQIRPASDALYKSELEPWSKWLTGQQGRGPVGDADPLPYLINEAHKRGMEFHAWFNPYRASLDTMTRRLGALHPYRTHPEWFIWYGKTLLYNPGLPAVRAHITRVIMDVVKRYDIDAVHFDDYFYPYQEPGLVFHDESTFAQRPEQDIARLDDWRRNNVNILIRDLHDSIRTAKRWVKFGISPFGVWMNKSADPNGSDTRAGQPSYSALYADTRLWLQKGWIDYVVPQLYWSTNFRLVPYATMLDWWTRNRYGRHLYVGHGTYRMLESTRSDTTWRNPRELPRQVRLNRSYGGEVSGSVFFSAKSLRENPLHTTDSLRLNLFRAPALVPTMPWLDAVPPRPVAGFALTRAGRIATLSWQAGPPAADGDLAAYYVLYRFGPGEYPTPDDPRHIIALPRAGAGRGTTFIDTTAKEGLSYAYYLTAVDRLHNESRPVNLRTNGQLPTEIVLASMPGLAAAPTPAIMPAAPEASNLKFPKLGALDQPAEPEGSTKFKVKTKTKKRGFFARLFGGG, encoded by the coding sequence ATGGCTGTAGTGTTGCGACGCCCCGTTTTGTTGGTTTTTCTGTTCTTGGGTTGGTTGGGGGCCCAGGCCCAGGGGCCCATAGATTCGCTGGCCGCTCCGCCGCCCAAGCGCGAGTTGCGTGGCTTCTGGATTGCCAGCGTCGAGAACATTGACTGGCCCACCACCCGCGGCGAATCCCCGGTGCAGTACCGCGCCGAGTACCGCCGCCTGCTCGACGCCGGCCAGCGGGCAGGCCTGAACGCGGTTTTTGTGCAAATTCGACCCGCGTCGGACGCCCTCTACAAATCGGAGCTGGAGCCCTGGAGCAAGTGGCTCACCGGGCAGCAGGGCCGGGGCCCCGTCGGCGACGCCGACCCCCTCCCCTACCTCATCAACGAGGCCCACAAGCGCGGCATGGAGTTCCACGCCTGGTTCAACCCGTACCGCGCCAGCCTCGATACCATGACGCGCCGCCTGGGGGCCTTGCACCCGTACCGCACGCATCCTGAGTGGTTTATCTGGTATGGCAAGACGCTGCTCTACAATCCCGGCCTGCCCGCGGTGCGCGCCCACATCACCCGCGTCATTATGGATGTAGTGAAGCGCTACGACATCGACGCGGTGCACTTCGACGATTATTTCTATCCGTACCAGGAGCCGGGGCTGGTGTTTCACGACGAAAGCACGTTTGCCCAGCGGCCTGAGCAGGACATTGCCCGGCTCGACGACTGGCGGCGCAACAACGTCAATATCCTAATCCGGGACCTGCACGACAGCATCCGCACGGCCAAACGGTGGGTGAAATTCGGCATCTCGCCCTTCGGCGTGTGGATGAACAAATCGGCCGACCCCAACGGCTCCGACACCCGCGCCGGGCAGCCCAGCTACTCGGCCCTGTACGCCGACACGCGCCTGTGGCTGCAAAAAGGCTGGATTGACTACGTGGTACCGCAACTGTACTGGAGCACCAATTTCCGGCTCGTGCCCTACGCCACGATGCTCGATTGGTGGACGCGCAACCGCTACGGGCGCCACCTCTACGTCGGCCACGGCACCTACCGGATGCTCGAAAGCACCCGCTCCGACACCACCTGGCGCAACCCGCGCGAGCTGCCCCGGCAGGTGCGCCTGAACCGCAGCTACGGCGGCGAAGTCAGCGGCAGCGTGTTTTTCTCGGCTAAGTCGCTGCGCGAAAACCCGCTGCACACCACCGATTCGCTGCGTCTGAACCTCTTTAGGGCCCCGGCGCTGGTGCCCACCATGCCCTGGCTGGACGCCGTGCCGCCACGCCCGGTAGCAGGTTTCGCCCTCACGCGGGCCGGCCGCATCGCCACGCTCAGCTGGCAGGCAGGGCCCCCGGCGGCCGACGGCGACCTAGCCGCTTACTACGTGCTCTACCGCTTCGGGCCCGGCGAATACCCCACGCCCGACGACCCGCGCCACATCATCGCCCTGCCCCGCGCCGGCGCCGGCCGCGGCACCACGTTCATCGACACCACGGCCAAAGAAGGCCTCTCCTATGCCTACTACCTCACCGCCGTCGACCGCCTCCACAACGAGAGTCGCCCCGTGAACCTGCGCACCAACGGCCAGCTGCCCACCGAAATCGTGCTGGCCTCAATGCCCGGCCTGGCTGCCGCGCCCACCCCCGCCATAATGCCAGCCGCACCGGAGGCCTCCAATTTGAAATTCCCCAAGCTGGGGGCCCTGGACCAACCGGCCGAGCCAGAAGGCAGCACCAAATTCAAAGTCAAAACGAAGACCAAAAAGCGCGGCTTCTTCGCTCGGTTGTTTGGCGGCGGTTGA
- a CDS encoding APC family permease has translation MADATPPSPPHFQRALTLFDAIMLVTGSMIGSGIFIVSADIARQVGTAGWLLVVWLLTGLITTAGAVSYGELAAMFPKVGGQYVYLREAFGRLVAFLYGWTLFLVIQTGVIAAVAVAFAKFLGVLWPWSSVTNVLFRVGPLALSSAQVVAILLIIGITALNAQGVRTGKLIQNVLGSTKLVALALLIVFGVALGLNHAAVQANFHDVWAAVRYPAPGASFLPVPLSVGALVIAIGMAMSGSLFSSDSWNNIGFAGEEIQNPERTLVRSMVIGTGIVTALYILLNIVYLLVLPLAGSPDAATVAGRGIMYAKDDRVATAVAESVLGAPGAYVMAILIMLSTFGANNGIILSGARAYFAMAKDGLFFPGLARLNPAGVPSRALWAQCLWASLLCLSGSYGQLLNYVMFAVILFYVVTIVGIFVLRRTRPDAPRPYRAWGYPVVPLIYIGLASAFCTVLLVAPDTAEYSRRGLGLVALGLPVFFLFRNRFGGPTASA, from the coding sequence ATGGCCGACGCTACCCCCCCTTCCCCGCCCCATTTCCAGCGGGCCCTCACGCTGTTTGATGCCATCATGCTCGTCACGGGCAGCATGATCGGCTCGGGCATTTTCATCGTTTCGGCCGACATTGCCCGGCAGGTGGGCACCGCTGGCTGGCTACTGGTGGTCTGGCTTCTCACGGGCCTCATCACCACGGCCGGCGCCGTGAGCTACGGCGAGCTGGCGGCCATGTTCCCCAAAGTGGGCGGGCAGTATGTGTACCTGCGCGAGGCCTTCGGGCGGCTGGTGGCGTTCCTCTACGGCTGGACGCTGTTCCTCGTCATCCAAACCGGCGTAATTGCCGCCGTGGCCGTGGCCTTCGCCAAGTTCCTGGGCGTGCTCTGGCCGTGGTCGAGCGTGACGAACGTACTGTTTCGAGTGGGGCCCCTGGCGCTCAGCAGCGCGCAGGTGGTGGCCATCCTCCTCATCATAGGCATCACGGCCCTGAATGCGCAGGGCGTGCGCACGGGCAAGCTCATCCAGAACGTGCTGGGCAGCACCAAGCTGGTGGCGCTGGCGCTGCTCATCGTGTTCGGGGTGGCGCTGGGCCTCAACCACGCCGCGGTACAGGCCAACTTCCACGACGTGTGGGCGGCCGTGCGTTACCCCGCGCCCGGCGCCAGCTTCCTACCGGTGCCCCTCAGCGTGGGGGCCCTGGTCATCGCCATTGGCATGGCCATGTCGGGCTCGCTGTTTTCATCCGATTCGTGGAATAACATCGGCTTCGCGGGCGAGGAAATCCAGAACCCCGAGCGCACGCTGGTGCGCAGCATGGTCATCGGCACGGGCATCGTCACGGCGCTCTACATTTTGCTGAACATCGTGTACCTGCTGGTGCTGCCGCTGGCCGGCTCGCCCGACGCGGCCACCGTGGCCGGGCGCGGCATTATGTATGCCAAGGACGACCGCGTAGCCACGGCTGTGGCCGAGTCGGTGCTGGGGGCCCCGGGGGCCTACGTCATGGCCATCCTCATCATGCTCAGCACGTTCGGAGCCAACAACGGCATCATCCTGAGCGGGGCCCGGGCTTACTTTGCCATGGCCAAGGATGGTCTGTTCTTCCCCGGCCTGGCCCGCCTCAACCCCGCCGGGGTACCCAGCCGGGCCCTGTGGGCCCAGTGCCTGTGGGCCAGCCTGCTGTGCCTGAGCGGCAGCTACGGCCAGCTGCTCAACTACGTGATGTTCGCTGTAATCCTGTTTTACGTGGTCACCATCGTGGGCATTTTTGTACTGCGCCGCACCCGGCCCGACGCGCCCCGCCCCTACCGCGCCTGGGGCTACCCCGTAGTGCCGCTGATCTACATCGGGCTGGCCTCAGCCTTCTGCACGGTGCTGCTCGTGGCCCCCGACACGGCCGAGTATTCGCGCCGCGGCCTGGGCCTGGTGGCGCTGGGGCTGCCAGTGTTTTTCCTGTTCCGCAACCGCTTCGGGGGCCCCACAGCATCGGCGTAG
- a CDS encoding SemiSWEET family sugar transporter has product MQSYAHLFSGIGLLAAALSGLTFFPQVVHTWQKRSAQGLSGSMLAVGGASMALWLSYGAYTGSMPILLGNGCNLFFTLVLVYFKWRYRAAPPVAPAAPRLGGG; this is encoded by the coding sequence ATGCAATCCTACGCGCACCTCTTCAGCGGCATTGGTCTGCTGGCCGCGGCCCTGTCGGGCCTCACGTTTTTCCCGCAGGTAGTGCACACCTGGCAGAAGCGCTCGGCGCAGGGGCTCTCGGGCTCGATGCTGGCGGTGGGCGGGGCCAGCATGGCGCTGTGGCTGTCCTACGGGGCCTACACAGGCAGCATGCCCATTTTGTTGGGCAACGGCTGTAACCTGTTTTTTACCCTGGTGCTGGTGTATTTTAAGTGGCGCTACCGGGCGGCGCCGCCCGTGGCCCCAGCGGCCCCGCGGCTTGGCGGTGGCTAA
- a CDS encoding YybH family protein — MSFTSSLKRLARPALRALLLLAAPAGAQTLPAPRAAIAQVLATQTAAWNRGDIPGFMQGYWQSDSLVFIGKKGLTYGWRPTLANYQKSYPDAAAMGRLDFRGLRITPLGPDAAEVVGAWHLARPAALGDLGGHFLLVFRRLQGRWVIVADHTS; from the coding sequence ATGTCGTTTACCTCCTCACTGAAGCGCCTGGCCCGGCCCGCGCTGAGGGCCCTGTTACTGCTGGCCGCGCCCGCCGGGGCCCAAACTCTGCCCGCGCCCCGCGCCGCCATCGCCCAGGTACTGGCCACCCAAACCGCCGCCTGGAACCGCGGCGACATTCCCGGCTTCATGCAGGGCTACTGGCAGTCCGACTCGCTGGTGTTCATCGGCAAAAAGGGCCTCACCTACGGCTGGCGTCCCACCCTGGCCAACTACCAGAAAAGCTACCCCGACGCCGCCGCCATGGGCCGCCTCGATTTCAGGGGCCTGCGCATCACCCCGTTGGGCCCCGACGCGGCCGAAGTGGTAGGCGCCTGGCACCTGGCCCGCCCCGCCGCGCTGGGCGACCTGGGCGGCCACTTCCTGCTGGTATTCCGCCGCTTGCAGGGCCGCTGGGTCATCGTGGCCGACCACACGTCGTAG